Part of the Phycisphaerae bacterium genome is shown below.
TTCGGCTCGCTTGACTGAAGCTGACTTTCAGCCGAGCGGCGCCCACGTTCGCGGAAGTCTCGAAGTTGACTTAACGCCGCATCTTCAGCCGGGAACCAACCGGATCGTGGTGGGCGTGACCACCGACCGGACCGACGGCGGGCTGCTCAACGCGCTGTACCTGGCGGGCGGGTTCGGCGTCGAGCTCGAGCCGCTGCGGCTGGTCTCGCGGCCCGAACGGGGACAGTTCGAGGATTACGAGGGCAACCGCCTGCCGTTCTACGCGGGCGTGGTCGAATACACCTCGCACTTCGACCTGGACCGCGTGCCGGACGAGGCGGAGACGGTGATCGAACTGCTCTACGAAAAACCGTTCCGCGAGGCGAGCGAAGTCTCGATCAACGGCGGCGAGTTCGTGCCGGTGCTGTGGGAACCTCGCCGCATGGTGATCCCGACCAGCCGCTTGCGGACCGGCCGCAACGTCCTGCACACACGGGTCCACACCACGCTGATCCGCAGTTTCGAAGGCCAGTGGTTCGACGACGAGCGGCACGTCACCAGACCGGTCGGCGACCGGACGTGACGACGTCTAGCCGCCCATCAACTCGGGCAGGAACGTGACGATCTTCGGGAAAAGCATCAGCAGGATCACGCAGACGATGTAGGCGGGGACGAACAGGGCGACGCCGCGAAAGACTCCCATCAGCGAAATGTCGTCCTTGGCCATCGCCGCCACGACGTAGGTGGTCGCCCCGACCGGCGGCGTGATCGCGCCCAGCGTGGTGAGCACGGTCACCGCAACGCCGAACCAGACCGGGTCGTAGCCCAGCTCGATGCCGACGGGAAAGAAAATCGGAATGGTGATCAGCAGCAGCGCCAAAGCGTCCATCACGATCCCGCCGAGAATGTAGATCACGAAGATGATGCCGATGATCACCACGCCGGGCACGGGCAGGCCGACCACCCACTCGGCGATGTCGAACGGCAGCCGCGTGACGGTCAGGAACTTGCCGAAGATCACCGCGCCGGCCACGATCGTGATGACCATGCACGAGGCGCGGAGGGTATCGACGACGGCGGATACGAACCCTTTCCAGGTGAGCTTGCGGTGCAGCAGGCCCAGCACGATCGCGAAAAACGAGCCCGCGGCCCCGGCCTCGGTCGGCGTGAAGAACCCCAGATACAGCCCGAAAATCACCAGCAGGAACAGCACGACGATCTCGTAGGCGCCGAGCAGGGCCATGACCTTCTGACCGAAAGCGAAGTTCGGCCCCACCGGACCCCAGTCGGGCCGCACGCGGCAGATCGCGTAGACGGTGAGCACCAGCAAAGCCATCAGCAGAAAACCCGCGCCGATGCCGCCGTAGAACAGCGTCGAGATGGATTGTTCGGTCGAAAGGCCGATCAGGATCAACACCACGCTGGGCGGGATCACCACGCCGAGCGTCGAGCCGGAGGCCACCGCGCCGACGCTGAGCATCGGGTTGTAGCGGTACCGCTTCATCTCGGGCAGCGCCACCGTGCTCATCGTGGCGGCGGTGGCGGTGTTCGACCCGCAGATCGCCGAAAAACCGGTGCAGGCGGCGACGGTGGCCATGGCCAGGCCGCCGGAGATGTGCCCGACCGTCCGGTGCGCCGCGGTATAGAGCTTCTCGTTGACGCCCGAATAGAACGCGATCTGGCCCATGAAGATGAACAGCGGGATCACGGTAAAGCCGTACTTCGAGAACGTGGCCCACAGCGTGCCGCCGGTCATGTTCAGCGCCGCGTCGAACGAGACCACGTAGGCGAAGCCCGCGAACCCGACGATGCCCATCGCGAAACCGACCGGCGGGCCGAGCAGAAACAGCACGGCCAGCAGGACGAGAATCCCGAGGATGCCGATCATGGCCAGGCTCACCGGGCGTCCTCCCCGGCCACGCACGCCAGCAGGTCGGCCAGGAACGACAGCGCGATCGTCCCGAACCCCAGCGCCACCGCGAACACGAACGGGTAGAAGATGATCCGCAGTGTCTCGGTGACCTCGCCGGTGGTCAGGATGCGGACGCCGAGCTTGCCGATCTGCCAGGCCGCGACCACGCAGAAGGCGATGCACGCCGCGTAGCTGATCGCGCCGACGATGCGGCGCAGAACCGCTGGATAGTGCTGGAAGAGGATGTCCACCGCGATATGCTCGCGGCGATTCTGGGTGAAACTGAGGGCGAACGCGGTAACCACCGCGCCGAAAAAGCCCACCAGCTCGACCGATCCGGGCACCGGCCGCCAGGCCTGCCGCAGGAAGATATCCGCGCAGGTCAACGCCATCATGCCGACCAGGAGCAAGCCTGCGACGGCGATCAGAACCCGGGTCAACGCCCGGTTGATCCGGCGCAATGTGGCAATCAGTCTGGTCATGGGATCAATCGGCGATCGCACCGGCTGGGGCCTTCATGTGCTTGTCGATCATGGCTCGCAGGTCGTCGACGATCTGCTGGGCGGGCAGCCCCTGGCCGCTCATGTCGGCGATCCACTTCTCGGTGATCGGGTCGAGGGGGTTGTTCCACTGCTGCTTCTGCTCGTCGGAGAGCGCAATCACCTCGACGCCCTGATTCTCCTTCGACCAGGCCAGCGCCTCCTCGACGTGGTCGTCCATGTACTGGCCGGTCCAGAGGGCCTGCTCCTCGATCAGGCCGTCGAAGACGTCCTTGACGTCCTGAGGCAGGGCGTTCCAGCTATCGAGGTTCATCACCACCGCGAACGGATAGACGGCGGTGTCGGTCATGGTCACGAACTTGCACGACTCGGCGAACTTGTAGTCCTTCATCACCTCAGCCGACGAGAAGACGCCCTGGACCGTGCCCTTCTGGAGGGCTTCGGGCGTGTCCGACATCGGCATGCCGACCGCATTGGCCCCCCACGCCTTGAGAATCTCAGCCGCGCCGCCGGAGGCCCGGATATCGAGGCCCTTGATGTCCTCGAGCGTGCGGACGGCTTTGCGGCTCATGACGTTCGACGGCGCGGTGGTGAACATGGTCAGGACCTTGACCTTCTTGAACGGTTCCGGATCGTACTTGCGCCACAAATCCAGCAGAACCAGCGCGCCGGTTTTGGCGTCGGGAATGTTCAGCGGCAGGCTGGTGGCGTTGGTCACCTTGAAGAGCCCCGGCTGATAGGCCATGCAGAGGCACCCGATGTCGGCTTGGCCGGCGATCACGCCGTCCATCATGCCCTTGGCGTCCAGCAGCGTGCTGTCCGGGAAGGTGTTGATCTTGACCCGGCCTTCGGTGCGGGTTTCGACCTGCTCCTTCCAGCGCTCCATCTGGACGCACGGGAAGGTGGAGGCGACGGGGAAATTGGCGTAGCGCAGGGTGATCACCTCGGTTTTGGCGGCCTGGCCGCCGGCGGGCTGCTCCTTGGACTTGCAGCCGACCAACGCCGCCAACACCACGGCCGACAGGACGAGCGATGCTCTCCTCATCACTGGGTCTCCTTGTTCATAATGTCCCGGTGCGTCCGTCGGACGCGCCCCTGTACGCCTCGATGCCAGAAACGGCCGCGGCGCCAACCGGCGCCCGGCCCGAATGGACGATTTGTCAACCTATCGGACGACCCCGTCGGGCCCCTTGAAGAACACCCGCTTGGCCTTGCCCTCCTGGCGCGGAAGCCGGCCCAGCGGAAACACATCGCCCTTGGGCGAAAAGCCCAACGCCTCCTTGAGGGCCTTCTCGACCATGTAGCCGGTCACCGACGGCGCGGCTTCGACGTTGATCCGCACGTCGCGGATGCCGTCGATCTCCTCGATGATAATCTGGTAGTTCGAGCCGACGCCGGAAATCTGCATGAGGGCCTGCTCGACCTGGCGCGGGAAAAAATTGACGCCCTTGACGATCAGCATGTCGTCAACCCGGCCGGTCACCGGCTCAATGCGGACCGCCGTCCGCCCGCAGGCGCAGCGGCCGCGAGAGAGCACGCGGGTCAGATCCCCGGTGCGGAACCGGATCACCGGCAACGCCTCCCGGGTCAGGCACGTGACGACCAGTTCGCCGAACTCGCCGTCGGCGACGGGTCGGCCGGTCTGCGGGTCGATGGTCTCGACGATGTAGTGGTCTTCCCAGACGTGGATGCCGCTGTGGTCGCGGCAGTCCTGGCCGAGGGTGCCGACCCCGCCGGTCTCGGTCATCCCGTAGATGTCGAACGCCTCGATGCCCAATGCCTCGGCCATCTTGGCCTTCATCGCCTCGGAAAACGCCTCCGCCCCAAAGATGCCGATCTTCAGATTCGGCAGTTGCGCGCCCGTCTCTTCGAGCACCTCCATGATCCGCAGGCCATAGCTGACCACGCCGGTCAGGATGCGAGTGCCAAAGTCCCCGGCAAGCTTGATCTGCCGGGCGGTGTTGCCCGCCCCGGTCGGAATGATGAACAGCCCAGCCGCCCGCGCCCCGTGGTACATGCCAAACCCGCCGTTAAACAGGCCGAACGACGGCGTGATCTGGCAAACCTCGCCGCGCCGCGCCCCAGCCATCACGTAGCAGCGGGCCATGCACTCGCCCCACTGGGCCAGGTCGGCCTGCGTATAGGGCATCACGATCGGCACACCGGTCGAACCGGAGGACATGTGCATCTCGGCGATGCGGTCGGACGGCACGCACGAAAGCCCCAGCGGGTAGTGGTCGCGCAGGTCGTCCTTGTTCATCATGGGCAGCCGGGCCACGTCGTCCAGCGATCCGATCCCATCGGGACCGACTCCGACCTCGTCGAGCCGGCGGCGCTGCACGGGGTTGTTCGTGTAGACGTGGCGAACAATCGCCTTAAGGCGCTCAAGCTGCAGGGCGCAGAGTTCATCGCGCGAGATCGTCTCTTCGCGGCTGAAGAACGCTCCGTCGCTCATGCCGTCGCCTTTCCCGCTTCGAAGGCCTTCAAATTCAGATCGAGGTATTGCTTCTTGACGCATTGGCGGACGGCGGCGTCCCACGCCTCAGCCGGCAGGTCCATGCCGGTGGCCATCGCGCCGAGGACCACGAGGTTGGCGGCGCGGACGTCGCCGAGCTCGGCGGCCGTCTGGGCCGCGTCGACGCAGATCAGGCGGCTGAAGGCCTGGCCCAGCCGCTCCGGCACGTCTTGAGGATACGTGCCCGCACCCATCGAGACGGTAACCGGGACGATCGCCTGACGGCTGACCACGGCCAAGCCGCCGGGAGCGAGGTAGTGGGCGAAGCGGAGGGCCTCGATCTGCTCGAGGGCGCCGAGCACCTGGGCTGCGCCCTCCTCGACCAGCGGGCTGAACACCTCGCGGCCGAAGCGGATCTGAGCGACCACCGATCCGCCCCGCTGGGCCATGCCGTGCACCTCGTTGGTCTTGACCGTGAACCCGGCTTCGATCGCCGCATGGGCAATGATGTCGCTCGCCAGGAGAATGCCCTGACCGCCGACGCCCACCAGCACGATATTGGTCACCCGATTATCCGTCATGGCTCTTCCTCCACGGTGACGATCGCGTTGAACTTGCAGACCTGCTGGCAGATGCCGCATCCGCCGCAGAGGAATTCGTTGATCTGGGGCTTGTCGCCGACGTTCTCAATGGCGGGACAGCCGATCTTCAGGCACGCCCGGCAGCTCTTGCACACCTCCGGCAGGATCACCCGTTGGAGGCCGATCCTCTTGCGCTCGCGCAGCGGGCACGCCGCCACCGAGACCACCAACGACGGTTCGTCGGCGGCGATCTCCTCGGCGATGGCCTTCTGCGTGGCCTGCTGGTCGTAAGGATTGACCTCGCGAACCCGCTTGACGCCGCAGGCCCGGCCGATCTCAGCGATCGAAGCCGCGACCGTCTCTTCGCCCATGAGCGTCCGCCCGGTGCCCGGATGGTCTTGATGGCCGGTCATGGCGGTGGTGCGATTATCAACCACAATGATGGTGACTGAGCTGCGATTGTAGGCCACGTCGAGCAGCCCCGTGATGCCAGAATGGAAGAACGTCGAGTCGCCGACGACGCCGACGATCTTGCGGGGTTCGCCGGCTTTGCTCATGCCGTGGGCCATCGACACGCCGCCGCCCATGCAGAGGATCACGTCGAGCCGGTCGAGCGGCTTAAAGACGCCCAGGCTGTAGCAGCCGATATCGCCCGTGACGACCACATCGTGCTTCGAAAGTGCATAGAAAACGCCGCGATGCGGGCAGCCGGGACACAGCACCGGCGGTCGGGCGGGCAGATCGGCGGCAAAGGGGGGGGCAGCCCCTGTGTCGGCGACTTTGGCCTTGCCTTCCATGGCGGCGCGGCACTCGCGAAGCCGGGTCGGCGAAAGCTCACCGATCCCGGGAATCCACCGGCGGCCTTCGCACTCGATGCCCATCGCGTGGATGTGCTCCTCGATGATCGGGTCGAGTTCCTCGACCACGAGCAGCCGCTGGACGCCCTCGGCGAACTGGCGGATCAGCCCGTCGGGAAACGGGTAGCTGAAGCCCAGCTTGAGCACCGACGCCTCGGGCCAGACCTCGCGAACGTATTGGTAGGCGATCGAGGCGGTGACGATGCCCAGCGAGCGGTCACGCCACTCGATCCGGTTGGCCGGCGAGCGGTCGGCCTCGGCCCCGAGTTGGCCCAGGCGCTCCTCCACCTCTTTGCGCATCTGCCTGGCCCACATGGGGATAGGCACATATCGGGGCGGGTTCTTGACGAATCCGATCGCCCGGCTGCTCTCGCGGCGCTCGCCCGTCGTCACCAGCCCGCGGGAGTGGCTGATCCGGGTGTTGCTCCGGAGGATCACCGGAGTCCGGTACTTTTCCGAGACCTCCAGGGCCAGACCCACAAAGTCCTTGGCCTCCTGGCTGTTGGCGGGCTCGAAGATCGGGATCTTGGCGAAACGGGCGTAATGGCGGGTGTCCTGCTCGTTCTGCGACGAGTGCATGCCCGGATCGTCGGCCACGCACGCGACAAAGCCACCCTCAACGCCAATGTAGCTGAGGGTCATCAGCGGATCGGCAGCGACGTTGAGGCCCACGTGCTTCATCGTGGTAATCACCCGCGCCCCAGCCAGCGCAGCCCCGGCGGCCGCCTCAAACGCGACCTTCTCGTTGGGAGCCCACTCGCTGGTGATCCGGTCCTTGTACTGGACGATGTTCTCCAGGATCTCCGTGGACGGCGTGCCCGGATAGCCGGCGGCGAACGTGACGCCCGCCTCATAGGCCCCGCGGGCAATCGCCGCATTACCTGATAAAAGTTTTACTGATGTCATATGTGCTCGAATTGTATGTCAGCATCCAAAGGGAACGGCATTGGCCGCGACCGACGAGCGGAAGAGACTGCCGAACCCTTAGCGTACTCAGAACGCGGCCGATTGTCCACTAATCTTAAGCGCGTCAAGTGGTTCTGTAAAGGCAGGTCGGCCGGTCCGCGTCGATCAGGTGGGGTTGCCTTCGTGCGGGTTGGGCAGGTTGCCCGGCCGCGGGCGGGCCATCAGGAAATGCACGCGGGCGAATTGCTCTTCGGTCAGGCGTCGGCGCAGTTCCTGCCGGGCGGCTTTGAGGGTGGTCCGGTGCGACAGGTGGGTCAGCAGGACGTGCTGGTTGTTCAACTCCTTCAAGGCGCGGACGAAGTCCTCGACGTGCAGGTGATAGCCCGCGTCGGCCCGGCTGCGGTGGTCTTCCTCGACGAACGTGCATTCGAGAACCAGTATCCTGGCGTCGCGAACGCACGGCAGCTCAAAGAACCGGCCGTAGGCGGTGTCGCCGCAGTAGCAGACCAGCGGGACTTCAATGGTGTAGGTGATTTCGACCCCGCGCTGTTTGAGGGCGGCCAGTTCCTGACCTGGGGTGCCGGCGAACTCATCCTTGAGCTTCTGGCGGACGTCGAGCACGCTGTAGCCCAAACACGGGCCGGCGTGTTCGGTGCGGAAGGCTCGGGCGATCAGGTTCTTGCGGATCGTGTACTCCTCGCCCGGGTCCAGGCCGACCACGCGATAGGGCGTGCGGTGGTTCTCGATGGCGACCCACGCCTCCATCAGACGATGGATCGGCTGGGCCAGCGGCTTGGGCACGACGATCGTGCCGTCCGAATTGTCGAGGAAGTTCCGCTGCGAAAAGTAGTAGGCGATGCCCGCGGCGTGGTCCATGTGGCCGTGGGTCAGCAGGACGTGGTCGATGTTGATGACCTCGCTGGGCGCCCGGCCGATGTCGAAGCAGACGTTCAGCTCCGGCACGCCCACCACGGTCTCCTCACCGCCCACCGAATAGCCGATGAAGGTCAGGTCGTCGATCTTGTGCGTATTGACGCGAAAGTTCATGGGTGAATCTTATACTGGAACAGCGCGGCCAAGCCAAGAAAGTCTGCCCACCGACGAGCGCATTTCGGGAATCCGGAAGGTCCGCCCGCTTGGATAGCCTGCGGCGGTCGCTGGGCGACGCCCATCTTACTCGATGATATCGCCGGATTCGGCCCCGACGGCGATGAAGCTGTCATCGGGAAACGCGAAGATGTAGTAGGCTTCGTCCGGCTCCGGGATCTGCAGCAGCTTGCGGAGGTTGATGTTCTCGAAACCGCTGGTAATCCCGTCGTCGCGCAGGATGTCGATGGCCTCCTGGTAGGTCACGTCCTCCGGCAGGCGATCGTAGACCGTCCCCGTGATCGGCTCGTCGCTGATCAGCAGATTACCGAAGACGCCGTTTTCGTACGGAAGGACGACCTGGCCGGGGGTCGCGTCGTCGATGTCGTCGACGAACCAGAACTCCCAGTCCACCAGGTCCTCAGCCTCATAGGCCAGACCCGCGCCCTGATCCGGAAAACCGAAAACCTCCACCAAACGGGCATCCGGGAATTCATCGCGGACGATGTCGGTCGCCTCGTCCATCAGCGCGAACAGGTCTTCCGGCGCCATGTCGTTCGGGTCGGGAATGATGATTGAAATGTCACACCCAGCCGTCAGCACGCCCACCAGCAGGCACGCCAGGATCGTAATCCGCCCCATCATGTCCTCCTTTCACCAAGTCAAGGCCTGGCCTTGATTATACCGAGGGGCGGATGGGATGTCCCGTCTTTTTGCCGCCGGTGACGGGCGCGCTACCGGAACCGGATGACGGTGGGCGCCAGCGAGTTGACGGTCACGTCTTTGACGACCAAGCCGTTTTCGAAGGGTTCGAACTCGTAGCCGACCGGCTTGAGGGCCGGATCGCAGGCGACCCGCACGTCGGCGACCAACCGCGGCTCGGCTTGGATCTTTCGGTTGATCCGGGCCCGTTCGAGCCACCGGTAGGTCGGCCGGGGAGTCACGCCGTCGGCTCGCAGCAGGCCAAAGCCGTAGTCGTCGGCGACGCGGCCCTCGCCCAGGTCAACGCCGCCGTTGGGGTCGTTCAGCACGTCGTTGGCCGTCTCGTTGCCCGCGGCAAGCTGGTACGGCAGGATCTTCCAGTACAGCCGCGTCTTGAGGGCGTCGGCGATGCAGGCCTTCCACTGCTTCAGGTGGCCCTCGTCGAAGCCTTCGCCCGTCGCGACCTGCCAGGCCCGGTACAGGTTGCCCGCGTCGATGCCGAACTCGGTGTTCCACAGCGGCCGGTTGAAATCGCCGTACTCGCCCATCGCCGCCTTCGCCTGATAGCCGCTGACCACGAAACCCCAGTTGACCGGCACCCCGTAGGTGTGAATGTTCATGACGTCGAAGCACTCCCGCGCGCCCTGCTCGTAGATGCCGCGGATGATCGCGGTCGGGTCGCCGTAGGAAAGCCCGCCGATCAGAACGAACGCCTCCGGGTTGGCCTGCTTGATCGCCGGATACGCCTTCTGGAGCATTCGGCCGTAGCAGCGGCCCATCTCAAACGGCGGAAAATACTCTCGCTGCGCGCCGAAGATGTCGGTAAAGGTAGTCTCCCACTCGTTCCACAACTCCCAGTAGCGGACGGACGGATAGCGTTTGGCCATGAAGGCGGCGAAGTCGGCGAACCGTTGATAGGTCGCCTCGCGACTCTCCCAGCCGGCGCCCGGCGGATTGCCGTGGATGATGTAGACCAGTTCGATCCCCATGTCCTTGGCCCGCTGGGTGATCTCGTCGTAATGTTTCAGGGCCGCTTCGTCGTAGACGCCCGGTTGATCGGTGCGCTCGACGTTGTACCAGTAGATGGTGTGCCGCACCAGCCGGATACCGAGCTGCCTGACCATCTGCGCGTGCTCGTCACTCATGCCGTGCGTGCCGATGCCCAATTCGGTCCGGTTGTCGCAGACCCACAGCTCCTTCGGCGAGCGCCACCAGGTCACATACGGCTGATCGTCCGGGCGAACGTACCGGTGAACTTCCTCGTAGCGGGCCTTGGCGTCCTCCCAGCCGGCGGGATATGGCTTGCCGACCAGCACCCGCGCCTCGCCCGCCACCAGCGTCAGCGGGACCACACGGGTAAAGTTCTCCCAGCGGCTCGGGATTCTCTCGCCGGTCAGAGCATCGGTGACCTCGCCGTAAACTTCGAATAGCACCTCCAAGTCGAGCGGCTTGCCGTCGTAGTGCAGCGTCGGCGCTGAGTTGGTCACGAACAGCACCTTGCGATCGTCGTTTTCCCACAGCCGCACGTCCACCGACGCCGCCGGCTCGGATGTGCCCTTGCGCAGGGCGAGATTCTTGTTCGTCACGCCGCTTTGGCGAAGAAAACCGCGGAAGAACCGCTCGAAGCCTTCATCGACCCAGCAGACATCGCGGGCGACGTACAGGGTCTGCGGCGTCTCGACGACCGCCGGCTTGCCGTCCTCGAAATAACCGATCACCCGGCCGCCTTCGAGCGGTTCGATATCCTCCCAGAAAAGCTCGTGACGCCCGCCGCTGGCCCAGGCCATCTGCGTGTCCTCATCGCCGAAGATCGGACCCGACCCGAGCACCTCGCCGGACTCCAGCCGGATCGGCCGCGAACTCCACGTCTCCAGTTGCACGTGGACGTCGATCTCCTTCTCGTCGATGTCGTACGACGTGCGGCGAAGTTCCAGGACGCCCGTCTTTTCCCGCGGCTGGCGATAAAACCCGGTCGTCCGCGCCGCCATCCACTGCGGCGGATGCACCGCCCGCGGCCGGCCGTACTCGTCCAACTCGGCGAACCGGGCGTTGGCGATCACGTGGCCGCCCCAATCGACCGTGAACCGGCGGATCGCCTCGATCGTCTCATCATCCAGCGCGACCGCGCCGACCGCCGCCAGCACGCGGTAGTCCCTGAGCTTGCCCTCGCGGACCATCTGTTCGGTCACGAAGTTAAACGGCGTCTGGCTGCGATAGAGCAGGTCGATGATCGTGGTCTGATCGGCGGTGGCCGTATAGTCGTTGGGAATCGCCAGGCTGGTGGTGGCCGAGTGCAGCACCGCCACCTGCGGCCTTTCCGGCTGCAGACCCGCCAATAGCGGAGCCAGCGTTTCCATCTGCTTCGAGAGCCGCCCGATCTGGTGCGTCACCGGAGCCGGCTTGTAGTTGCGATAGTGCAGCGTGTACGGGTCCGGCTCGCCCCACATGTAATTCCAGAACCCGCCGACCCCGCGGGCCAGTTGGTGGTAAAACGTGCTTCGCCACTGTTCCGGCGTGGTCAACCCGCGCTCGGCGCAGAACGAAAAGCCGTACTCGGTGTGCCAGACCGGCTTGCCGGCCGACAGGCTCAGGAAGTAGTCGCACTTCCACCGGGCCAGGAAGTCTTCATCCTGGTGCGAATAGAGGTCCATGCCCAGCACGTCGAGGAAGCGGTTGACCCAGATCTCGGTGTTCGTGCCCGCGCCG
Proteins encoded:
- a CDS encoding MBL fold metallo-hydrolase; translated protein: MNFRVNTHKIDDLTFIGYSVGGEETVVGVPELNVCFDIGRAPSEVINIDHVLLTHGHMDHAAGIAYYFSQRNFLDNSDGTIVVPKPLAQPIHRLMEAWVAIENHRTPYRVVGLDPGEEYTIRKNLIARAFRTEHAGPCLGYSVLDVRQKLKDEFAGTPGQELAALKQRGVEITYTIEVPLVCYCGDTAYGRFFELPCVRDARILVLECTFVEEDHRSRADAGYHLHVEDFVRALKELNNQHVLLTHLSHRTTLKAARQELRRRLTEEQFARVHFLMARPRPGNLPNPHEGNPT
- a CDS encoding TRAP transporter substrate-binding protein, which encodes MRRASLVLSAVVLAALVGCKSKEQPAGGQAAKTEVITLRYANFPVASTFPCVQMERWKEQVETRTEGRVKINTFPDSTLLDAKGMMDGVIAGQADIGCLCMAYQPGLFKVTNATSLPLNIPDAKTGALVLLDLWRKYDPEPFKKVKVLTMFTTAPSNVMSRKAVRTLEDIKGLDIRASGGAAEILKAWGANAVGMPMSDTPEALQKGTVQGVFSSAEVMKDYKFAESCKFVTMTDTAVYPFAVVMNLDSWNALPQDVKDVFDGLIEEQALWTGQYMDDHVEEALAWSKENQGVEVIALSDEQKQQWNNPLDPITEKWIADMSGQGLPAQQIVDDLRAMIDKHMKAPAGAIAD
- the iorA gene encoding indolepyruvate ferredoxin oxidoreductase subunit alpha — its product is MTSVKLLSGNAAIARGAYEAGVTFAAGYPGTPSTEILENIVQYKDRITSEWAPNEKVAFEAAAGAALAGARVITTMKHVGLNVAADPLMTLSYIGVEGGFVACVADDPGMHSSQNEQDTRHYARFAKIPIFEPANSQEAKDFVGLALEVSEKYRTPVILRSNTRISHSRGLVTTGERRESSRAIGFVKNPPRYVPIPMWARQMRKEVEERLGQLGAEADRSPANRIEWRDRSLGIVTASIAYQYVREVWPEASVLKLGFSYPFPDGLIRQFAEGVQRLLVVEELDPIIEEHIHAMGIECEGRRWIPGIGELSPTRLRECRAAMEGKAKVADTGAAPPFAADLPARPPVLCPGCPHRGVFYALSKHDVVVTGDIGCYSLGVFKPLDRLDVILCMGGGVSMAHGMSKAGEPRKIVGVVGDSTFFHSGITGLLDVAYNRSSVTIIVVDNRTTAMTGHQDHPGTGRTLMGEETVAASIAEIGRACGVKRVREVNPYDQQATQKAIAEEIAADEPSLVVSVAACPLRERKRIGLQRVILPEVCKSCRACLKIGCPAIENVGDKPQINEFLCGGCGICQQVCKFNAIVTVEEEP
- a CDS encoding phenylacetate--CoA ligase — its product is MSDGAFFSREETISRDELCALQLERLKAIVRHVYTNNPVQRRRLDEVGVGPDGIGSLDDVARLPMMNKDDLRDHYPLGLSCVPSDRIAEMHMSSGSTGVPIVMPYTQADLAQWGECMARCYVMAGARRGEVCQITPSFGLFNGGFGMYHGARAAGLFIIPTGAGNTARQIKLAGDFGTRILTGVVSYGLRIMEVLEETGAQLPNLKIGIFGAEAFSEAMKAKMAEALGIEAFDIYGMTETGGVGTLGQDCRDHSGIHVWEDHYIVETIDPQTGRPVADGEFGELVVTCLTREALPVIRFRTGDLTRVLSRGRCACGRTAVRIEPVTGRVDDMLIVKGVNFFPRQVEQALMQISGVGSNYQIIIEEIDGIRDVRINVEAAPSVTGYMVEKALKEALGFSPKGDVFPLGRLPRQEGKAKRVFFKGPDGVVR
- a CDS encoding cellulase family glycosylhydrolase, giving the protein MRACLLAAIGVVAASSAFAGNRMEIRGRDVYLDDKPHIPHGMIHVGLDQYAALQKLGINSLSLDVAFRDFDPQRSEEENRAAHAGYLKAADEAHRHGMTVLWLMSFHYTPDWLWQRYPDVRMKKHDGTDGEGGWMRMCLNHPGFRADAEKWLRFFVGYLGDHPATVGYVMWNEPHLTAPVDYNPHTVRAFHGWLEKRYGTVAALNEQLGLAVEAFDQVSPPPPPDEQAYWSQMYDQMVAAGRPVTTAPAPVGNPALWMDWMRFRQENFADFWVWERSVIKDAAPDAIVTSKIVPFDLYSSHAYGAGTNTEIWVNRFLDVLGMDLYSHQDEDFLARWKCDYFLSLSAGKPVWHTEYGFSFCAERGLTTPEQWRSTFYHQLARGVGGFWNYMWGEPDPYTLHYRNYKPAPVTHQIGRLSKQMETLAPLLAGLQPERPQVAVLHSATTSLAIPNDYTATADQTTIIDLLYRSQTPFNFVTEQMVREGKLRDYRVLAAVGAVALDDETIEAIRRFTVDWGGHVIANARFAELDEYGRPRAVHPPQWMAARTTGFYRQPREKTGVLELRRTSYDIDEKEIDVHVQLETWSSRPIRLESGEVLGSGPIFGDEDTQMAWASGGRHELFWEDIEPLEGGRVIGYFEDGKPAVVETPQTLYVARDVCWVDEGFERFFRGFLRQSGVTNKNLALRKGTSEPAASVDVRLWENDDRKVLFVTNSAPTLHYDGKPLDLEVLFEVYGEVTDALTGERIPSRWENFTRVVPLTLVAGEARVLVGKPYPAGWEDAKARYEEVHRYVRPDDQPYVTWWRSPKELWVCDNRTELGIGTHGMSDEHAQMVRQLGIRLVRHTIYWYNVERTDQPGVYDEAALKHYDEITQRAKDMGIELVYIIHGNPPGAGWESREATYQRFADFAAFMAKRYPSVRYWELWNEWETTFTDIFGAQREYFPPFEMGRCYGRMLQKAYPAIKQANPEAFVLIGGLSYGDPTAIIRGIYEQGARECFDVMNIHTYGVPVNWGFVVSGYQAKAAMGEYGDFNRPLWNTEFGIDAGNLYRAWQVATGEGFDEGHLKQWKACIADALKTRLYWKILPYQLAAGNETANDVLNDPNGGVDLGEGRVADDYGFGLLRADGVTPRPTYRWLERARINRKIQAEPRLVADVRVACDPALKPVGYEFEPFENGLVVKDVTVNSLAPTVIRFR
- a CDS encoding TRAP transporter small permease — translated: MTRLIATLRRINRALTRVLIAVAGLLLVGMMALTCADIFLRQAWRPVPGSVELVGFFGAVVTAFALSFTQNRREHIAVDILFQHYPAVLRRIVGAISYAACIAFCVVAAWQIGKLGVRILTTGEVTETLRIIFYPFVFAVALGFGTIALSFLADLLACVAGEDAR
- a CDS encoding indolepyruvate oxidoreductase subunit beta is translated as MTDNRVTNIVLVGVGGQGILLASDIIAHAAIEAGFTVKTNEVHGMAQRGGSVVAQIRFGREVFSPLVEEGAAQVLGALEQIEALRFAHYLAPGGLAVVSRQAIVPVTVSMGAGTYPQDVPERLGQAFSRLICVDAAQTAAELGDVRAANLVVLGAMATGMDLPAEAWDAAVRQCVKKQYLDLNLKAFEAGKATA
- a CDS encoding TRAP transporter large permease; the protein is MSLAMIGILGILVLLAVLFLLGPPVGFAMGIVGFAGFAYVVSFDAALNMTGGTLWATFSKYGFTVIPLFIFMGQIAFYSGVNEKLYTAAHRTVGHISGGLAMATVAACTGFSAICGSNTATAATMSTVALPEMKRYRYNPMLSVGAVASGSTLGVVIPPSVVLILIGLSTEQSISTLFYGGIGAGFLLMALLVLTVYAICRVRPDWGPVGPNFAFGQKVMALLGAYEIVVLFLLVIFGLYLGFFTPTEAGAAGSFFAIVLGLLHRKLTWKGFVSAVVDTLRASCMVITIVAGAVIFGKFLTVTRLPFDIAEWVVGLPVPGVVIIGIIFVIYILGGIVMDALALLLITIPIFFPVGIELGYDPVWFGVAVTVLTTLGAITPPVGATTYVVAAMAKDDISLMGVFRGVALFVPAYIVCVILLMLFPKIVTFLPELMGG